In a single window of the Chloroflexota bacterium genome:
- the ilvN gene encoding acetolactate synthase small subunit — MNGTSRSHTLVAMVADHPGVLTRVASMFRRRGFNIASLAVGNCEEPGYSRMTIEVRGTDDEVKQFEKQLYKLVEVITVRDLTDVSAVQTETALVRVRVSAADRPGLADIASIFHGEIVDVGRDTMIVQITGVSETIDRFLDVIAEYGIDELTRTGVVAMARGTKASRNGSARG; from the coding sequence ATGAACGGGACCAGCCGCAGCCACACGCTCGTGGCCATGGTGGCCGACCATCCGGGTGTCCTCACCCGCGTGGCCAGCATGTTTCGCCGGCGCGGATTCAACATCGCCAGCCTGGCCGTCGGGAATTGCGAGGAGCCGGGCTATTCCCGCATGACCATCGAGGTCCGGGGCACGGACGACGAGGTCAAGCAGTTCGAGAAGCAGCTCTACAAGCTGGTGGAGGTCATCACGGTCCGCGATCTCACCGACGTCTCCGCCGTGCAGACGGAGACCGCGCTGGTTCGCGTGCGCGTGTCCGCGGCGGACCGTCCCGGCCTGGCCGACATTGCCAGCATCTTCCACGGCGAGATCGTCGACGTGGGACGCGACACCATGATTGTCCAGATCACCGGTGTTTCCGAGACAATCGACCGATTCCTGGACGTGATCGCCGAGTACGGCATCGACGAGTTGACGCGCACTGGCGTCGTCGCCATGGCGCGTGGGACCAAAGCCTCGCGGAATGGGAGCGCACGTGGATAG
- the ilvB gene encoding biosynthetic-type acetolactate synthase large subunit, producing the protein MTASESNGSTNGAVPARSGGQVICEAILAEDIDVIFGMPGGASLPFYDALYHYQDRIRHVLARHEQGAGFAANGYARATGKVGVATSTSGPGATNLVTSMANDHMDSVPVVYITGQVARPAIGSDAFQETDITGISIPITKHNYLVMHADELPRVMAEAFYLAKSGRPGPVVVDVPKDVFLEETTVPAPDRVNLRGYRPVRAGNLKMVRRAAEVINASERPMIMAGHGVDISSAAPELFELATGGNIPVVTTLHGVGGFPETHPLSFGMLGMHGLAYANFAMGETDCIIGLGVRFDDRAVGKVDEFGPNAKVVHIDVDPAEIGKVLDTEVPIVGDLKLTLQALNPLIEHRERRPWIGQLNDWRENHPSLDIPDSPDTVLPQEVVRSIYDASGGDARVIADVGQNQMWASQHFWYEKPRRFFSAGGLGPMGYALPAAMGVQMGAPDEPVWCVTGDGGLLINIQEFNTLAAEKIPVKVAILNNAHLGMIRQWQQFFYDGRYMGAFLDNPDFAKVAEAFGLRGVSVSSRDELHTAIADAHAYDGPVVLDVHVDRVENVYPMIVPGTGVRSVIEDPR; encoded by the coding sequence ATGACCGCCTCTGAATCCAACGGCTCGACCAACGGCGCCGTGCCCGCCCGCTCGGGCGGCCAGGTGATCTGCGAAGCCATCCTGGCCGAGGACATCGACGTGATCTTCGGCATGCCCGGCGGCGCCTCGCTGCCGTTCTACGACGCGCTGTACCACTACCAGGACCGCATCCGCCACGTGCTGGCGCGCCATGAGCAGGGCGCCGGCTTCGCGGCCAATGGCTATGCGCGGGCCACCGGCAAGGTCGGCGTGGCCACGAGCACTTCGGGCCCTGGGGCGACAAACCTCGTCACCAGCATGGCCAACGACCACATGGACTCGGTGCCCGTGGTCTACATCACCGGTCAGGTCGCGCGCCCGGCCATTGGGTCCGACGCCTTTCAGGAAACCGACATCACGGGCATCAGCATCCCCATCACCAAGCACAACTACCTGGTGATGCACGCCGACGAGCTGCCCCGCGTCATGGCCGAGGCTTTCTACCTGGCCAAGTCCGGCCGCCCCGGTCCCGTCGTGGTGGACGTGCCCAAGGACGTGTTTCTCGAAGAAACCACCGTCCCGGCGCCCGATCGCGTGAACCTGCGCGGCTATCGACCCGTCCGCGCCGGCAATCTCAAGATGGTGCGCCGCGCGGCGGAGGTCATCAACGCGTCCGAACGGCCCATGATCATGGCCGGCCACGGCGTGGACATCTCCAGCGCCGCGCCCGAGCTCTTCGAGCTGGCGACGGGCGGCAACATCCCGGTGGTGACCACGCTGCACGGCGTCGGTGGGTTTCCCGAAACCCACCCGCTGTCCTTCGGCATGCTCGGCATGCACGGGCTGGCCTATGCCAACTTCGCCATGGGTGAGACCGACTGCATCATCGGCCTGGGCGTGCGCTTCGACGACCGGGCCGTGGGCAAGGTCGACGAGTTCGGCCCCAACGCCAAGGTCGTGCACATCGACGTCGATCCCGCTGAGATCGGCAAGGTGCTCGACACCGAGGTGCCCATCGTGGGCGACCTCAAGCTCACCCTCCAGGCCCTGAATCCGCTGATCGAACATCGCGAGCGGCGCCCGTGGATCGGTCAGCTCAACGACTGGCGCGAGAACCACCCGTCGCTCGACATCCCCGACAGCCCCGACACGGTGCTGCCGCAGGAAGTCGTGCGGTCGATCTACGACGCTTCGGGCGGCGACGCGCGCGTCATCGCCGACGTCGGCCAGAACCAGATGTGGGCCTCCCAGCACTTCTGGTACGAGAAGCCGCGCCGCTTCTTCAGCGCCGGCGGCCTGGGCCCGATGGGCTACGCCCTGCCGGCGGCCATGGGCGTGCAGATGGGCGCGCCGGACGAGCCCGTCTGGTGCGTCACCGGCGACGGCGGGCTGCTCATCAACATCCAGGAGTTCAACACGCTGGCCGCGGAGAAGATCCCGGTCAAGGTCGCCATCCTCAACAACGCGCACCTCGGCATGATTCGCCAATGGCAGCAGTTCTTCTACGACGGCCGCTACATGGGCGCGTTTCTCGACAATCCCGACTTCGCCAAAGTGGCTGAGGCCTTCGGCCTTCGCGGCGTCTCCGTGAGCTCGCGCGACGAGCTGCACACGGCCATCGCCGACGCCCACGCCTACGACGGACCGGTGGTGCTCGACGTCCACGTGGACCGCGTCGAGAACGTCTATCCCATGATCGTGCCGGGCACGGGCGTCCGCAGCGTGATCGAGGACCCGCGATGA
- a CDS encoding ribonuclease H-like domain-containing protein, whose amino-acid sequence MPATPEKPAANRRYVVWDVETLRLSYEVPGGWSRIRDFGLAVAVTIDDQGVQRSWEEPDAGALIEYLEGFPHVVGFNSLRFDCEVMTAYGPVGTLRERSLDLLAAIQRETGRRRGLSLQNIARTMFGQEKTLEDGTEAVRLWRTGRPDDRQRVIDYCAQDVVLTRRILDFGIANGYVLAPVPDVNNGGAPVGVHVPASWGELAGMAGAATESES is encoded by the coding sequence ATGCCTGCGACGCCCGAGAAACCCGCCGCCAATCGGCGCTACGTGGTGTGGGATGTCGAGACGCTGCGGCTGAGCTACGAGGTCCCGGGCGGTTGGAGCCGAATCCGAGATTTCGGCCTGGCGGTCGCGGTGACCATCGACGACCAGGGCGTGCAGCGGTCCTGGGAGGAACCCGACGCCGGCGCCCTCATCGAGTACCTCGAAGGTTTCCCCCACGTGGTGGGCTTCAACTCGTTGCGGTTCGATTGCGAAGTGATGACGGCGTACGGACCCGTCGGCACGCTGCGGGAACGCAGCCTGGACCTCTTGGCGGCCATCCAGCGCGAGACCGGCCGCCGCCGCGGGCTGAGCCTGCAAAACATCGCGCGGACGATGTTCGGTCAGGAGAAGACGCTGGAGGACGGCACGGAGGCGGTTCGGCTCTGGCGGACGGGGCGCCCGGACGATCGGCAGCGGGTGATCGACTACTGCGCGCAGGACGTGGTGCTCACGCGGCGGATCCTGGATTTCGGCATTGCCAACGGCTACGTGCTGGCGCCGGTTCCCGACGTGAACAACGGCGGTGCGCCGGTGGGGGTGCACGTGCCGGCGTCGTGGGGTGAATTGGCCGGCATGGCCGGCGCAGCGACGGAGTCCGAGTCCTAG
- the coaBC gene encoding bifunctional phosphopantothenoylcysteine decarboxylase/phosphopantothenate--cysteine ligase CoaBC, translating to MSVLAGARIVLGVTGSIAAYKAAELASALTQAGAHVDVALSRSAEQFVAPMTFEALTQGLVVTADTPMTPEHRIAHVELGRAADIVVIAPATATTIARLALGLAEDAVTEIALVSAAPVVVAPAMEPGMLEHPATQANLEVLRGRGVHVVPPEEGRLASGATGQGRLPPTETLVDAVRLVLGRLGPLAGRSIVVSAGGTREFLDPVRYLGNRATGRQGVALARAALERGADVRLVIGAATVDPPYGVATERVESANAMLEALQAATQDCDALIMNAAVGDFRPAEQSAGKIKRRAGVPTVGLVENPSLLAALSGDFVRIAFAAETDDHEANAQAKLHELELDAVVVNDVAAADRGFAASTNEVTMLTRDGGRRMVSLRSKTAVADAVLDLVQDLLDAK from the coding sequence ATGAGCGTGCTGGCGGGCGCGCGGATCGTCCTCGGCGTCACCGGCAGCATCGCCGCCTACAAGGCCGCGGAGCTGGCCAGCGCGCTCACGCAGGCTGGCGCGCACGTGGACGTGGCGCTCTCGCGGAGCGCCGAGCAATTCGTGGCCCCGATGACCTTCGAGGCGCTCACCCAGGGCCTGGTCGTCACGGCGGACACGCCAATGACGCCCGAGCATCGCATCGCCCACGTGGAGCTGGGCCGCGCGGCCGACATCGTGGTCATCGCACCCGCCACCGCGACGACGATCGCGCGCCTGGCGCTCGGACTGGCCGAAGACGCCGTCACGGAAATCGCGCTGGTCAGCGCGGCGCCCGTCGTCGTCGCGCCCGCCATGGAGCCGGGAATGCTGGAGCATCCGGCCACCCAAGCCAACCTCGAGGTACTGCGGGGCCGCGGCGTGCACGTCGTGCCGCCCGAGGAGGGGCGGCTCGCGTCGGGCGCGACCGGGCAGGGCCGGTTGCCGCCCACGGAAACTCTCGTCGATGCCGTGCGGCTTGTGCTGGGGCGTTTGGGGCCGCTGGCGGGCCGCTCGATCGTGGTCTCCGCCGGGGGCACGCGCGAGTTCCTTGACCCTGTGCGATACCTGGGGAACCGCGCCACGGGCCGGCAAGGCGTCGCCCTCGCTCGCGCCGCGCTCGAACGTGGGGCCGACGTGCGGCTCGTCATCGGTGCGGCAACCGTGGATCCGCCCTATGGAGTCGCCACCGAGCGCGTCGAGTCGGCCAACGCCATGTTGGAGGCCCTGCAAGCCGCGACCCAAGATTGCGATGCCCTCATCATGAACGCGGCGGTCGGCGACTTTCGTCCGGCCGAGCAGTCGGCAGGCAAAATCAAGCGCCGCGCCGGCGTGCCCACGGTGGGCCTGGTGGAAAACCCGAGTCTGCTGGCGGCGCTCAGCGGAGACTTCGTGCGCATCGCCTTCGCCGCGGAGACCGACGACCACGAAGCCAACGCGCAGGCCAAGCTGCACGAGCTCGAGCTCGACGCGGTGGTGGTCAATGACGTGGCCGCCGCGGATCGCGGCTTCGCCGCCTCGACCAACGAGGTCACCATGCTCACCCGCGACGGCGGGCGCCGCATGGTCTCGCTGCGGAGCAAGACGGCGGTGGCCGACGCCGTGCTCGATCTGGTCCAGGACCTGCTCGACGCGAAATAG
- a CDS encoding type III pantothenate kinase: MILAVDIGNTDVTCGVIDDATVRARWALHSDLNRTENEFADLLRAMLAYVDAGPIIHAVIGSVVPALTPRISDALAAVTAMPPLVVRAEAVPGIRLRVDEPAQVGVDRVANAIAAREAVGGPVIVADLGSVTTFDVVDAQGDLRGVVIAPGIRALGQALTASGAQLPKIDIDRPEGLVGRNTVDAMRAGVYWGYVELVRGVIGRLKSEPGGPWKVVATGGLAARLAADVGGFERVDADFTLKGLARIHQAMTGE, from the coding sequence TTGATTCTGGCTGTCGACATTGGCAATACCGACGTGACGTGCGGCGTCATCGACGACGCCACGGTCCGAGCGCGCTGGGCATTGCACAGCGACCTCAATCGCACTGAGAACGAGTTCGCCGATCTGCTGCGAGCAATGCTGGCCTACGTCGATGCCGGCCCGATCATCCACGCCGTCATTGGCTCCGTGGTTCCGGCGCTCACGCCGCGCATCAGCGATGCGCTGGCCGCGGTCACGGCGATGCCGCCCCTCGTTGTGCGCGCTGAGGCGGTGCCGGGAATCCGACTGCGCGTAGATGAACCGGCGCAGGTGGGCGTCGACCGCGTGGCCAACGCCATCGCCGCGCGCGAGGCGGTCGGAGGGCCGGTCATCGTCGCCGACCTGGGCAGCGTCACCACGTTCGACGTCGTCGACGCCCAGGGCGACCTGCGCGGCGTCGTCATCGCACCGGGCATCCGCGCGCTGGGCCAGGCGCTGACGGCATCGGGTGCACAATTGCCGAAGATCGACATCGACCGACCCGAGGGGCTCGTGGGTCGCAACACGGTGGACGCCATGCGCGCCGGCGTCTATTGGGGCTACGTGGAGCTGGTGCGCGGCGTGATCGGTCGGCTCAAATCCGAGCCCGGCGGACCGTGGAAGGTCGTCGCCACCGGCGGCCTGGCGGCCAGGCTTGCCGCGGACGTGGGGGGATTCGAGCGCGTGGACGCCGACTTTACGCTCAAGGGTCTGGCCCGTATTCACCAGGCGATGACCGGCGAATGA
- a CDS encoding creatininase family protein — MADLPRPLRLTHMTWPEVEAARDGVRLVAIPLGSIEQHGPNTSLDTDLVIAEDLTLRLAERFHPQILVAPTIPYGMSAYHMGFPGTVTLRPQTYLHVIEDNVTSLLHHGFDSFLFTNWHTGNESALILALQTLPARLPVRFMAGISIYDLEDDALAKRIMQSGTGGHADELETAELLAVRPDRVKTAALEAAALRGGLRSPRNRFWRRGIRMNTDFSDFTANGAVGDARLATVEDGREMIEAIERRTDELIRHLLEAPDDLIAQGRLLRWRDGTNSA, encoded by the coding sequence ATGGCTGACCTTCCTCGACCACTGCGACTGACCCACATGACCTGGCCCGAGGTCGAGGCGGCGCGCGACGGGGTACGGCTGGTGGCCATCCCTCTGGGGTCAATCGAGCAGCACGGACCGAACACCTCGCTCGACACCGATCTCGTCATCGCCGAGGACCTGACGCTGCGCCTGGCGGAGCGGTTTCACCCTCAGATTCTCGTCGCGCCGACCATTCCCTACGGCATGTCGGCCTATCACATGGGCTTTCCCGGCACCGTCACGCTGCGCCCGCAAACCTATCTGCACGTGATCGAGGACAACGTGACGTCGCTGCTGCATCACGGGTTCGACTCGTTCCTCTTCACCAACTGGCACACCGGCAACGAGTCCGCCCTAATCCTGGCGCTGCAAACCTTGCCCGCGCGTCTCCCGGTGCGCTTCATGGCCGGCATATCGATCTACGATCTGGAAGACGACGCGCTCGCCAAGCGCATCATGCAATCGGGCACGGGGGGGCACGCCGACGAATTGGAGACGGCGGAACTGCTGGCGGTGCGGCCCGACCGGGTGAAGACCGCCGCGCTGGAAGCCGCGGCGCTGCGCGGCGGCCTGCGTTCGCCGCGCAATCGCTTTTGGCGGCGCGGCATCCGCATGAACACCGACTTCTCCGACTTCACTGCCAACGGCGCGGTCGGCGACGCCAGGCTGGCGACGGTGGAGGACGGTCGCGAGATGATCGAGGCGATCGAGCGGCGCACCGACGAGTTGATCCGGCATTTGCTGGAAGCGCCTGACGACCTGATCGCGCAGGGACGCCTGCTGCGGTGGCGCGATGGGACGAATAGCGCATGA
- a CDS encoding creatininase family protein, with protein sequence MTAASQPPMVLAQQSWSELASVLDDIELVLIPIGSTEQHGPNLGLGQDHLIAQAFCELAAERLRPRLLSAPAIPWGISDHHMNFPGSMTLRPETFLDLLEDVINSLVHHGLRRFLLVNGHGGNNALAGAAIQDFGMRLDVDFVGAVSHGMLDPKEARDSIRGDLPTGHADEFETAYSYYLDPTLVREGALVRAEMDERFDAFRMKLADFDLEWPNPLGARTRNGALGDATRGTREAGEALIEGGIAELGDMVEFLREHAPRWNGPPNGRLRWGRRAGG encoded by the coding sequence ATGACCGCCGCGTCGCAGCCGCCCATGGTCCTTGCCCAGCAGTCGTGGTCCGAACTGGCGTCGGTGCTGGACGATATCGAGCTCGTGCTCATCCCGATCGGGTCCACCGAGCAGCACGGACCGAACCTAGGGCTGGGGCAAGACCACCTGATCGCGCAGGCGTTCTGTGAGCTTGCCGCCGAGCGGCTGCGCCCGCGCTTGCTGTCGGCGCCGGCGATTCCGTGGGGCATCTCCGATCACCACATGAACTTTCCCGGCAGCATGACGCTGCGGCCGGAGACCTTTCTCGATCTGCTCGAAGACGTGATCAACAGCCTGGTCCACCACGGCTTGCGTCGGTTTCTGCTGGTGAACGGCCACGGCGGCAACAACGCGCTGGCCGGGGCCGCCATCCAGGACTTTGGCATGCGGCTGGACGTGGACTTCGTGGGCGCGGTTTCTCACGGCATGCTCGACCCCAAGGAGGCGCGTGACTCCATCCGCGGCGACCTGCCCACGGGCCACGCGGACGAGTTCGAGACGGCGTATTCCTACTATCTGGATCCGACGCTCGTGCGCGAGGGCGCGCTGGTCCGCGCCGAGATGGACGAGCGCTTCGACGCCTTCCGCATGAAGCTGGCCGACTTCGACCTGGAATGGCCGAATCCCCTAGGCGCGCGAACCCGCAACGGGGCGCTGGGCGACGCGACCCGCGGCACCCGCGAGGCCGGCGAGGCCTTGATCGAGGGCGGGATCGCCGAGCTGGGGGACATGGTGGAGTTCCTGCGCGAGCACGCGCCCCGATGGAACGGCCCGCCCAACGGCCGGCTGCGGTGGGGGCGTCGCGCGGGGGGCTAG
- a CDS encoding AAA family ATPase has product MGMTIDSDIRRRAAARRSPLTFVRENWRAITLYLVITGALLLGLTQATEITVGILQFIAQLLFAMMFLIVQFGALFYILGRGRTYWVQPGETGVWFSDYRGNDQILEVARRVVTLLRGVREFKRMGGETIRGLLLEGPPGTGKSYLAQVMASEAGLPFGYLSAPSLQAMFIGIGPLRVRMLYGKARKLARRHGGCIVFIDEIDAIGTSRTSQMGGGMGMGMMGGMMGGGGLGLLNELLLQMDPPNFDNGLFARILRTLGLKKGRAMPPPVLTVGATNIASVLDQALLRPGRFDRKIHVDKPDFEGRKDIIEYYLAKVRHEEMPIDRMGNDTIDYSPVEIKYVINEAVIHAHFDGRDAISYADFSRARENHEWGLREPIRGLTQEDRRRLAYHEAGHAIAQVKLKHWERLTKVTIIRHGSALGLAAYKPVEEKRVLVREELLASIQVSLASRAAEELFIGSPTVGVTSDFAHATHMAFHMLSVWGMDGSFYSTLPFGPAVSATAPDMKRKIDQILDQEYRKVKSLLTQYSGAMHDLAQLLIDQDEVDGQDVEDLVTRYDEMIAAGNEPKALPEPPVLVTAGVSAPEPYVFGSDDASNGASGSNGSASDNGAPSEERGSD; this is encoded by the coding sequence ATGGGCATGACCATCGACTCTGATATTCGGCGACGGGCCGCCGCCCGGCGGAGCCCGCTGACCTTCGTGCGCGAGAACTGGCGCGCGATCACTCTTTACCTGGTCATCACAGGTGCGTTGCTGCTGGGGCTGACCCAGGCCACCGAGATCACGGTCGGGATCCTGCAGTTCATCGCGCAGCTGCTGTTCGCGATGATGTTCCTGATCGTCCAGTTCGGCGCGCTGTTCTACATCCTGGGGCGGGGTCGGACCTATTGGGTGCAGCCGGGTGAAACCGGCGTGTGGTTCTCGGACTACCGCGGGAACGACCAGATCTTGGAGGTCGCGCGGCGCGTGGTGACGCTGCTGCGCGGTGTGCGCGAGTTCAAGCGCATGGGCGGCGAGACCATCCGCGGTCTGCTGCTCGAGGGACCGCCCGGCACCGGGAAGAGCTATCTGGCGCAGGTCATGGCCAGCGAGGCCGGGTTGCCGTTCGGCTACCTCTCCGCCCCGAGCCTGCAGGCCATGTTCATCGGCATCGGCCCGCTGCGCGTCCGCATGCTCTACGGCAAGGCGCGCAAGCTGGCCCGGCGGCATGGCGGGTGCATCGTCTTCATCGACGAGATCGACGCCATCGGCACCTCCCGCACCAGCCAGATGGGCGGGGGCATGGGCATGGGCATGATGGGCGGCATGATGGGCGGCGGCGGCTTGGGGCTGCTCAACGAGCTGCTGCTGCAGATGGACCCGCCCAACTTCGACAACGGCCTCTTCGCCCGGATACTGCGCACGCTCGGCCTCAAGAAGGGCCGCGCCATGCCGCCGCCGGTGCTCACCGTTGGGGCCACCAACATCGCCTCCGTGCTTGACCAGGCGCTACTGCGTCCCGGCCGCTTCGACCGCAAGATCCACGTCGACAAGCCGGACTTCGAAGGCCGCAAAGACATCATCGAGTACTACCTGGCCAAGGTGCGGCACGAAGAGATGCCCATCGACCGCATGGGTAACGACACGATCGACTACAGCCCGGTCGAGATCAAATACGTCATCAACGAGGCCGTGATTCACGCGCACTTCGACGGGCGCGACGCCATCTCGTACGCGGACTTCTCACGCGCGCGTGAGAACCACGAGTGGGGCCTGCGCGAGCCGATTCGCGGTCTAACGCAGGAAGACCGCCGCCGCCTCGCCTACCACGAGGCCGGGCACGCCATCGCCCAGGTCAAGCTCAAGCACTGGGAGCGGCTCACCAAGGTCACCATCATTCGGCACGGCAGCGCCCTCGGCCTGGCGGCCTACAAGCCGGTCGAGGAGAAGCGCGTGCTGGTGCGCGAGGAGCTGCTCGCCAGCATCCAGGTTTCGCTGGCCAGCCGCGCGGCCGAGGAGCTGTTCATTGGTTCGCCGACCGTCGGCGTCACTTCGGACTTCGCCCACGCCACGCACATGGCCTTCCACATGCTGAGCGTGTGGGGCATGGACGGCAGCTTCTACTCGACCCTGCCGTTCGGCCCGGCCGTGTCCGCCACCGCGCCCGACATGAAGCGCAAGATCGACCAGATCCTGGACCAGGAATACCGCAAGGTGAAGTCCCTGCTCACGCAGTACTCCGGCGCCATGCACGACCTGGCGCAGCTGCTCATCGATCAGGATGAGGTCGACGGCCAGGACGTTGAGGACCTCGTGACGCGCTACGACGAGATGATCGCCGCCGGCAACGAGCCCAAGGCGCTGCCCGAGCCGCCCGTGCTGGTCACGGCCGGCGTGTCTGCGCCCGAGCCTTACGTGTTCGGCAGCGACGACGCCTCGAATGGCGCGAGTGGTTCGAACGGCTCCGCCTCCGACAACGGCGCGCCAAGCGAGGAACGCGGGTCCGACTAG